One Cheilinus undulatus linkage group 22, ASM1832078v1, whole genome shotgun sequence DNA window includes the following coding sequences:
- the LOC121505021 gene encoding G-protein coupled receptor 26-like, whose translation MDFAEIIFALFIVVVAVVSLLSNLLVLLCFVHSTEIRRQVPGVFTMNLSFCNILITVLNMPATLVGIIRNQQPFGDCVCHTVSFLETFLTANTMLSMAALSIDRWIAVVFPLSYSTKMRYKDALIMVCYSWLHSFTFSLTALLFSWVDYSHVYASCTLQPREEGSDRVKFTVFTVVFHATSFMLSLLILCFTYLKVLKVARFHCKRIDIITMQTLFLLVDIHPSVKQRCLAEQKRRKQRATKKISIFIGSFIICFAPYVITRLAELLPFVDINRRWGIISKCLTYSKAASDPFAYSLLRQQYKKVLVTVVNRLLRRDLYPSSGHNSSLDTENDYCLQRIS comes from the exons ATGGACTTTGCTGAAATTATTTTCGCTTTGTTCATCGTCGTTGTCGCCGTCGTCTCACTGTTGTCAAACTTGTTGGTACTGTTATGTTTCGTTCACAGCACCGAGATCCGCCGGCAGGTTCCCGGTGTCTTCACCATGAACTTATCCTTCTGCAACATCCTCATCACTGTTTTAAACATGCCGGCCACCCTGGTGGGGATTATCCGGAACCAGCAGCCTTTTGGAGATTGTGTGTGCCACACAGTGAGCTTTCTGGAGACTTTTCTCACTGCGAACACGATGCTGAGCATGGCGGCTCTCAGCATAGACCGGTGGATAGCGGTGGTCTTCCCGCTCAGCTACTCCACCAAAATGCGCTACAAGGACGCGCTCATTATGGTGTGCTACTCCTGGCTGCACTCCTTCACCTTCTCCCTGACGGCGCTGCTCTTCTCCTGGGTGGACTACAGCCACGTGTACGCGTCCTGCACCCTGCAGCCTCGCGAGGAGGGCAGCGACAGGGTGAAGTTTACAGTGTTTACGGTGGTTTTCCACGCCACGAGCTTCATGCTCTCGCTGCTCATCCTGTGTTTCACCTACCTGAAGGTGCTCAAAGTGGCCAGGTTTCACTGCAAGAGGATTGACATAATCACCATGCAGACTCTGTTCCTGCTGGTCGACATTCATCCCAG tgtaaaacaAAGATGTTTAGCTGaacaaaagaggagaaaacagagagcCACAAAGAAGATCAGCATCTTCATCGGCTCCTTCATCATCTGCTTCGCTCCTTATGTCATTACAAG GTTGGCAGAGCTTCTACCCTTCGTGGATATCAACCGTCGCTGGGGAATCATCAGTAAGTGCCTGACATATAGCAAGGCTGCGTCGGACCCCTTCGCCTACTCCCTCCTACGTCAGCAGTACAAGAAAGTCCTGGTTACTGTCGTCAACCGGCTGCTCCGCCGTGACCTGTACCCTTCGTCTGGCCATAACAGCTCCTTAGACACGGAGAACGACTACTGCCTCCAGAGGATCAGTTAA
- the LOC121504860 gene encoding carboxypeptidase Z-like, protein MLLILLQSVVLVSSAPPPCDPAVRGLCKPIVEEKPKCTDVLLSYCDDMPYTQTMFPNILGHKTREDAEAGTEYLLMSVVESLLGGECNPEIRMLGCSVLTPRCEKAMVMKPCRTTCEAVRKKCGHAFEAIEMAWPYFLDCDRFFVSDQEGCYNPLEGLEAQQDEAYMDYMDMLPLEEPATTIKFTYHSNAQMINILKKTEEQCSDIAKTYSIGHSMEGRELLVIEFSNNPGEHELLEPEVKYVGNMHGNEVLGRQLLIYLAQYLCSEYRLGNERIQTLINTTRIHILPSMNPDGYELAVSGVQGSNDDDEDGSHRYDSWNIGRNNAQNIDLNRNFPDLTSIVYRRRRQKGYHTDRIPIPDFYWFGKVAPETYAVMKWIRSIPFVLSANFHGGDLVVSYPYDLSKHPLEHNMLSPTPDEQVFKFLAKKYANAHERMANENARCGPSSTHSQRGIINGAHWSSTAGSMQDFNYLHTNCFEVTVELGCDKFPPEEELFIAWHENVEALLTFMETAHQGIKGIVKDEEGNAIKGAKVSVRGIRHDITTAENGDYWRLLVPGIHIVSASAPGYTRAIKRVYLPPRMSTAGRVDFVLQKSTAQPSTQEEDPSIPSMGSYDRFDPFNQYERYTLMADLSLNHEERVEKPWWWSYFTQSGGPAPTWLLKSI, encoded by the exons ATGCTGCTGATCCTGCTGCAGTCTGTGGTGCTGGTCTCGTCTGCCCCTCCACCGTGTGACCCAGCAGTTAGAG GACTGTGCAAGCCAATAGTGGAAGAAAAAC CTAAATGCACTGATGTGTTACTCTCCTACTGTGACGACATGCCCTACACTCAGACCATGTTCCCAAACATCCTCGGACACAAGACCCGCGAGGATGCCGAGGCTGGAACCGAGTACCTCCTCATGAGCGTAGTGGAGTCCCTTCTCGGTGGAGAGTGCAACCCTGAGATACGCATGCTGGGCTGCTCCGTGTTGACTCCCCGCTGTGAGAAGGCGATGGTGATGAAGCCCTGTCGCACCACCTGCGAGGCGGTTCGTAAAAAGTGCGGCCACGCTTTTGAGGCGATAGAGATGGCCTGGCCCTACTTCCTGGACTGTGATCGCTTCTTCGTCAGTGATCAGGAGGGGTGTTATAATCCTCTGGAGGGCCTTGAAG CACAGCAGGATGAAGCGTACATGGATTACATGGATATGCTCCCTCTCGAGGAGCCGGCCACCACAATAAAGTTCACTTATCACTCTAATGCTCAGATGATCAACATCTTAAAGAAAACTGAGGAGCAGTGCTCTGACATTGCCAAAACTTACAGCATCGGACACAGTATGGAGGGCCGGGAGCTGCTCGTGATCGAGTTCTCCAACAATCCTGGAGAACATGAACTGC TTGAGCCAGAGGTAAAGTACGTTGGCAACATGCATGGTAATGAAGTCCTGGGACGCCAGCTGCTGATCTACTTGGCTCAGTATCTATGCTCAGAGTATCGTCTGGGAAATGAACGGATCCAGaccctcatcaacaccacccGCATCCACATCCTGCCCTCCATGAATCCTGATGGATATGAACTGGCAGTTTCTGGGGTCCAGGGCAGCAATGACGATGATGAAGATGGG AGTCACAGATATGATTCATGGAATATCGGCAGAAACAACGCTCAGAACATCGACCTGAATAGAAATTTTCCTGATTTAACGTCCATCGTTTACAGAAGACGCAGGCAGAAGGGCTACCACACCGACCGCATCCCAATCCCAGACTTTTACTGGTTTGGTAAG GTGGCACCAGAGACCTACGCTGTTATGAAATGGATCCGTTCCATACCGTTTGTGCTTTCGGCTAACTTTCATGGTGGAGACCTGGTGGTGTCGTACCCCTACGATTTGTCCAAACACCCACTGGAGCATAACATGCTCTCTCCGACACCAGATGAACAG gtaTTCAAGTTTCTTGCAAAGAAGTATGCCAATGCCCATGAAAGAATGGCCAATGAAAATGCCCGCTGTGGACCGTCCAGTACTCACAGTCAGAGAGGAATCATCAATGGAGCTCACTGGTCCAGCACTGCAGGAA GCATGCAGGATTTCAACTATCTGCACACCAACTGTTTCGAGGTGACTGTGGAGCTCGGCTGTGATAAATTCCCTCCTGAAGAAGAATTATTTATCGCCTGGCATGAAAACGTTGAGGCTTTACTCACATTTATGGAAACA GCCCATCAAGGTATCAAAGGGATTGTGAAAGACGAGGAGGGAAATGCAATCAAAGGTGCTAAGGTATCAGTCAGAGGAATCCGGCATGACATCACTACAG CTGAAAATGGAGACTACTGGCGCCTCCTCGTCCCCGGCATCCACATTGTCTCCGCCTCAGCCCCCGGCTACACCCGAGCCATCAAGAGAGTATACCTCCCTCCTCGCATGAGCACAGCAGGCCGCGTGGACTTTGTGCTGCAGAAATCTACTGCTCAACCCAGCACACAGGAGGAGGACCCCAGCATCCCGTCTATGGGCTCCTACGACCGCTTCGACCCCTTTAATCAGTACGAGCGTTACACCCTGATGGCCGATCTGAGCCTGAACCATGAGGAGAGAGTCGAGAAGCCATGGTGGTGGAGCTACTTCACACAGTCAGGAGGTCCGGCTCCAACATGGCTGCTCAAGAGTATTTAG